Proteins from a genomic interval of Colletes latitarsis isolate SP2378_abdomen chromosome 12, iyColLati1, whole genome shotgun sequence:
- the D2hgdh gene encoding D-2-hydroxyglutaric acid dehydrogenase isoform X1 gives MEFRILVQNMLSRVPVRASRNASHFRSISSNVKSDYTCDRYKVQRGPYARISDQHATFFDGLLGRQRVISNPEECENYNVDYLKIVRGKSNLVLKPKTTEEVSAILKYCNDNRLAVCPQSGNTGLVGGSVPVFDEIVISMKLMNKIIETNELAGVLTCEAGCVLEDLENHLATVELMMPLDLGAKGSCLIGGCVSTNAGGLRLLRYGNLHGNVLGLEAVKANGDVVDCLNTLKKNNTGYHLKHMFIGSEGTLGIVTKVAIQCPPLPKAINIAFLGLDSFDKVLKTLKLAKSELGEILSSFEMMDKKCFDLPIKVHDLKNPLTTKPDGHDFYVLLETSGSNMAHDEEKLASFVEKALAEGMIEDGTLTSDPAKVKNIWTIRENISEAVLHDGYVFKYDISVPVLSFYKVVEVLKERLRDPRIITIGGYGHMGDENIHVQVSIPTYDADIASQLVPFIYEYVSSLRGSVSAEHGIGFMKTKYLHMSRTPSEIELMHDLKNMMDPNGILNPYKVLYPIGTSK, from the exons ATGgagtttcggatacttgttcag AACATGTTGTCGCGCGTCCCGGTTCGCGCGAGTCGCAACGCCTCGCATTTCCGCTCGATCTCGTCGAACGTGAAGTCGGATTACACGTGCGACAGGTACAAGGTGCAACGAGGTCCTTACGCCAGGATCTCCGACCAACACGCGACGTTCTTCGATGGTTTGCTCGGTCGACAGAGGGTCATTTCGAATCCGGAGGAGTGCGAGAATTACAACGTAGATTACTTGAAAATTGTCAGAG GTAAGAGTAATTTGGTTTTGAAGCCAAAAACTACTGAGGAGGTGTCCGCCATCCTGAAATATTGCAACGACAATCGGTTGGCCGTGTGTCCCCAAAGCGGTAACACTGGACTCGTAGGTGGCAGCGTGCCGGTGTTCGACGAGATCGTTATTTCCATGAAACTCATGAATAAAATCATCGAAACGAACGAGCTGGCAG GGGTGTTGACCTGCGAGGCTGGCTGTGTGCTGGAGGACCTGGAGAATCATTTGGCGACCGTAGAGTTGATGATGCCGCTAGATCTTGGCGCTAAAGGTAGTTGCCTCATCGGTGGTTGCGTGTCAACGAATGCTGGTGGTTTGAGGCTCTTGCGTTATGGCAACCTGCACGGAAACGTCCTGGGACTCGAGGCT GTGAAGGCGAACGGGGACGTGGTGGATTGCTTGAACACGTTGAAGAAGAACAATACCGGGTACCATTTGAAGCACATGTTCATTGGCTCGGAAGGAACCCTGGGGATCGTGACGAAAGTCGCCATCCAATGTCCACCTCTTCCCAAAGCCATAAACATTGCGTTTCTAG GGTTGGACAGCTTCGACAAGGTACTGAAGACGCTGAAACTGGCCAAGAGCGAGTTAGGAGAGATTCTATCCTCGTTCGAAATGATGGACAAAAAGTGTTTCGACCTTCCGATCAAGGTGCACGATTTGAAAAACCCATTGACTACGAAACCCGATGGCCACGATTTCTACGTTTTGTTGGAGACTTCCGGGAGCAACATGGCCCACGACGAGGAGAAGCTCGCGTCCTTCGTGGAGAAAGCACTCGCCGAAGGCATGATCGAAGACGGTACTCTAACGTCGGACCCTGCGAAAGTAAAA AACATATGGACGATCAGAGAAAACATCAGCGAAGCTGTACTGCACGACGGTTACGTATTCAAATACGACATTTCGGTGCCTGTTCTATCTTTCTACAAAGTGGTCGAGGTGCTCAAGGAACGATTGCGCGATCCACGCATCATAACGATCGGCGGTTACGGACACATGg GCGACGAAAACATTCACGTGCAAGTTTCTATACCGACGTACGACGCTGATATAGCATCGCAATTAGTGCCATTTATTTATGAATACGTATCGAGCCTTCGTGGCAGCGTTAGCGCCGAGCACGGCATAGGATTCATGAAAACAAAGTACCTACATATGAGTAGAACGCCTTCCGAGATCGAACTCATGCACGATCTGAAGAACATGATGGACCCGAATGGTATACTTAATCCGTACAAGGTTCTCTATCCGATTGGGACgtcaaaataa
- the D2hgdh gene encoding D-2-hydroxyglutaric acid dehydrogenase isoform X3, whose amino-acid sequence MNMLSRVPVRASRNASHFRSISSNVKSDYTCDRYKVQRGPYARISDQHATFFDGLLGRQRVISNPEECENYNVDYLKIVRGKSNLVLKPKTTEEVSAILKYCNDNRLAVCPQSGNTGLVGGSVPVFDEIVISMKLMNKIIETNELAGVLTCEAGCVLEDLENHLATVELMMPLDLGAKGSCLIGGCVSTNAGGLRLLRYGNLHGNVLGLEAVKANGDVVDCLNTLKKNNTGYHLKHMFIGSEGTLGIVTKVAIQCPPLPKAINIAFLGLDSFDKVLKTLKLAKSELGEILSSFEMMDKKCFDLPIKVHDLKNPLTTKPDGHDFYVLLETSGSNMAHDEEKLASFVEKALAEGMIEDGTLTSDPAKVKNIWTIRENISEAVLHDGYVFKYDISVPVLSFYKVVEVLKERLRDPRIITIGGYGHMGDENIHVQVSIPTYDADIASQLVPFIYEYVSSLRGSVSAEHGIGFMKTKYLHMSRTPSEIELMHDLKNMMDPNGILNPYKVLYPIGTSK is encoded by the exons ATG AACATGTTGTCGCGCGTCCCGGTTCGCGCGAGTCGCAACGCCTCGCATTTCCGCTCGATCTCGTCGAACGTGAAGTCGGATTACACGTGCGACAGGTACAAGGTGCAACGAGGTCCTTACGCCAGGATCTCCGACCAACACGCGACGTTCTTCGATGGTTTGCTCGGTCGACAGAGGGTCATTTCGAATCCGGAGGAGTGCGAGAATTACAACGTAGATTACTTGAAAATTGTCAGAG GTAAGAGTAATTTGGTTTTGAAGCCAAAAACTACTGAGGAGGTGTCCGCCATCCTGAAATATTGCAACGACAATCGGTTGGCCGTGTGTCCCCAAAGCGGTAACACTGGACTCGTAGGTGGCAGCGTGCCGGTGTTCGACGAGATCGTTATTTCCATGAAACTCATGAATAAAATCATCGAAACGAACGAGCTGGCAG GGGTGTTGACCTGCGAGGCTGGCTGTGTGCTGGAGGACCTGGAGAATCATTTGGCGACCGTAGAGTTGATGATGCCGCTAGATCTTGGCGCTAAAGGTAGTTGCCTCATCGGTGGTTGCGTGTCAACGAATGCTGGTGGTTTGAGGCTCTTGCGTTATGGCAACCTGCACGGAAACGTCCTGGGACTCGAGGCT GTGAAGGCGAACGGGGACGTGGTGGATTGCTTGAACACGTTGAAGAAGAACAATACCGGGTACCATTTGAAGCACATGTTCATTGGCTCGGAAGGAACCCTGGGGATCGTGACGAAAGTCGCCATCCAATGTCCACCTCTTCCCAAAGCCATAAACATTGCGTTTCTAG GGTTGGACAGCTTCGACAAGGTACTGAAGACGCTGAAACTGGCCAAGAGCGAGTTAGGAGAGATTCTATCCTCGTTCGAAATGATGGACAAAAAGTGTTTCGACCTTCCGATCAAGGTGCACGATTTGAAAAACCCATTGACTACGAAACCCGATGGCCACGATTTCTACGTTTTGTTGGAGACTTCCGGGAGCAACATGGCCCACGACGAGGAGAAGCTCGCGTCCTTCGTGGAGAAAGCACTCGCCGAAGGCATGATCGAAGACGGTACTCTAACGTCGGACCCTGCGAAAGTAAAA AACATATGGACGATCAGAGAAAACATCAGCGAAGCTGTACTGCACGACGGTTACGTATTCAAATACGACATTTCGGTGCCTGTTCTATCTTTCTACAAAGTGGTCGAGGTGCTCAAGGAACGATTGCGCGATCCACGCATCATAACGATCGGCGGTTACGGACACATGg GCGACGAAAACATTCACGTGCAAGTTTCTATACCGACGTACGACGCTGATATAGCATCGCAATTAGTGCCATTTATTTATGAATACGTATCGAGCCTTCGTGGCAGCGTTAGCGCCGAGCACGGCATAGGATTCATGAAAACAAAGTACCTACATATGAGTAGAACGCCTTCCGAGATCGAACTCATGCACGATCTGAAGAACATGATGGACCCGAATGGTATACTTAATCCGTACAAGGTTCTCTATCCGATTGGGACgtcaaaataa
- the D2hgdh gene encoding D-2-hydroxyglutaric acid dehydrogenase isoform X2, producing MFVNNNMLSRVPVRASRNASHFRSISSNVKSDYTCDRYKVQRGPYARISDQHATFFDGLLGRQRVISNPEECENYNVDYLKIVRGKSNLVLKPKTTEEVSAILKYCNDNRLAVCPQSGNTGLVGGSVPVFDEIVISMKLMNKIIETNELAGVLTCEAGCVLEDLENHLATVELMMPLDLGAKGSCLIGGCVSTNAGGLRLLRYGNLHGNVLGLEAVKANGDVVDCLNTLKKNNTGYHLKHMFIGSEGTLGIVTKVAIQCPPLPKAINIAFLGLDSFDKVLKTLKLAKSELGEILSSFEMMDKKCFDLPIKVHDLKNPLTTKPDGHDFYVLLETSGSNMAHDEEKLASFVEKALAEGMIEDGTLTSDPAKVKNIWTIRENISEAVLHDGYVFKYDISVPVLSFYKVVEVLKERLRDPRIITIGGYGHMGDENIHVQVSIPTYDADIASQLVPFIYEYVSSLRGSVSAEHGIGFMKTKYLHMSRTPSEIELMHDLKNMMDPNGILNPYKVLYPIGTSK from the exons ATGTTCGTCAACAAT AACATGTTGTCGCGCGTCCCGGTTCGCGCGAGTCGCAACGCCTCGCATTTCCGCTCGATCTCGTCGAACGTGAAGTCGGATTACACGTGCGACAGGTACAAGGTGCAACGAGGTCCTTACGCCAGGATCTCCGACCAACACGCGACGTTCTTCGATGGTTTGCTCGGTCGACAGAGGGTCATTTCGAATCCGGAGGAGTGCGAGAATTACAACGTAGATTACTTGAAAATTGTCAGAG GTAAGAGTAATTTGGTTTTGAAGCCAAAAACTACTGAGGAGGTGTCCGCCATCCTGAAATATTGCAACGACAATCGGTTGGCCGTGTGTCCCCAAAGCGGTAACACTGGACTCGTAGGTGGCAGCGTGCCGGTGTTCGACGAGATCGTTATTTCCATGAAACTCATGAATAAAATCATCGAAACGAACGAGCTGGCAG GGGTGTTGACCTGCGAGGCTGGCTGTGTGCTGGAGGACCTGGAGAATCATTTGGCGACCGTAGAGTTGATGATGCCGCTAGATCTTGGCGCTAAAGGTAGTTGCCTCATCGGTGGTTGCGTGTCAACGAATGCTGGTGGTTTGAGGCTCTTGCGTTATGGCAACCTGCACGGAAACGTCCTGGGACTCGAGGCT GTGAAGGCGAACGGGGACGTGGTGGATTGCTTGAACACGTTGAAGAAGAACAATACCGGGTACCATTTGAAGCACATGTTCATTGGCTCGGAAGGAACCCTGGGGATCGTGACGAAAGTCGCCATCCAATGTCCACCTCTTCCCAAAGCCATAAACATTGCGTTTCTAG GGTTGGACAGCTTCGACAAGGTACTGAAGACGCTGAAACTGGCCAAGAGCGAGTTAGGAGAGATTCTATCCTCGTTCGAAATGATGGACAAAAAGTGTTTCGACCTTCCGATCAAGGTGCACGATTTGAAAAACCCATTGACTACGAAACCCGATGGCCACGATTTCTACGTTTTGTTGGAGACTTCCGGGAGCAACATGGCCCACGACGAGGAGAAGCTCGCGTCCTTCGTGGAGAAAGCACTCGCCGAAGGCATGATCGAAGACGGTACTCTAACGTCGGACCCTGCGAAAGTAAAA AACATATGGACGATCAGAGAAAACATCAGCGAAGCTGTACTGCACGACGGTTACGTATTCAAATACGACATTTCGGTGCCTGTTCTATCTTTCTACAAAGTGGTCGAGGTGCTCAAGGAACGATTGCGCGATCCACGCATCATAACGATCGGCGGTTACGGACACATGg GCGACGAAAACATTCACGTGCAAGTTTCTATACCGACGTACGACGCTGATATAGCATCGCAATTAGTGCCATTTATTTATGAATACGTATCGAGCCTTCGTGGCAGCGTTAGCGCCGAGCACGGCATAGGATTCATGAAAACAAAGTACCTACATATGAGTAGAACGCCTTCCGAGATCGAACTCATGCACGATCTGAAGAACATGATGGACCCGAATGGTATACTTAATCCGTACAAGGTTCTCTATCCGATTGGGACgtcaaaataa